From the Polaribacter tangerinus genome, the window AAAATCTATCAATGTATCTGAGGTGTATAAGTGTGAGTTTTGATGTAGTTTATGTACTTCAAAACTATTGGTAATTTGGTTAAATCCGCCAGACTTTAAAATAGCAGCATTGGGTTCGTATAAATAATTTTGAGGAAATGAGAAAGAAGAAGTTTGGGAGCTTTCAAATTCAAACTCAAACGTGGATGTTTGTTCTTTTTTGAGGTTCGCAGTTTTTATTTTAATGACTCCTAAATAGTTTTTTTCTAAGAGAAAAAGTAATTCTTTTACCTCATTTTTAACAGCTACAACATGAACCTCTTTTACATTTTTTAGCTCTTTTATGGTTTGTGAAATATCAAGTATTGGCGATGTTTTTATTAAAATTGTTTTTGTTTTAGTAAAAAGAAAGTCAATTTTCGGAGGTATTTCTGGCACACAATCTTTTAGTAAAAATACTTTTCCTTTTACCTCGTTCCTTCTCGACGGATCTATATAAATACAATCGTACTTTTCGGAGCTGTTTTTCAGGTAATTTACGCCATTTAGAGCAATTGGTTTAATATTTTTTACCAATAATTGTGTGAAGTTATAGGCAACTATTTTAGATAGTTCTTCATTAATCTCGCAATGAATTACATTTTTAAAAGAGTTAGAAAAATAGTAGCAATCAACACCAAAGCCTCCTGTAATATCTATAATGCTATCACCAGAAATAAGCATAGATTTGTATTTTGCGGTTGCTTCAGAAGAGCTTTGTTCTATACTAATAGCTTTGGGATAGTATATTTTTTCTGTTTGAAACCATGTTGGTAATTTTTTATCAGATTTCTGTTTTGCCAAAATTTGATTGGCAATTTCTTGTATGGTAACGTTTACAAACGGACTCCCTTTTAAAATTAGTCTTGTTATTTCTGTAGTTTTATTCCTACTAATAAAATCTTGGGTTTCAGTTTCTAGAATAGCTAAATTCAATGTTTTTATAAATCTTTAGTTAACGATTTTACGATTTTATTTTCAGACAAAAATTCTTTTAAAATTACTTTAAGAGCAGTATAAATAGGAACTGCGGTAATCATTCCTATAACACCAAATAGTAAGCCGCCAATAATAATTATTAAAAATATTTCTAATGGATGCGATTTTGTAGTTTTAGAAAATATGATTGGCTGACTACCAAAATTATCAATAAGCTGTGCAATAAAATAACCAATCATTACATACATTGAAGTTGGTAAAATTACCGACTGAAAATCTTGCCCAATATTACTTATCATAGATAATGTAAACATAATTACTGCGCCAATTAAAGGTCCTATGTAAGGTATTAGGTTGAGTAAAGCACATAAAAAAGCAATAACAATGGCATTATCTATATCGAAAATTAATAGTACAATGGTGTATAAAATAAATAATATACTTATTTGTAATATTAAGCCAATAAAATATCTAGACAATAAATTATTTATAGTTTCAGATGATTTAGAAAAGCGTTTTTCTGAATTATTTGGTATAAGAACTAAAATGCCTTTTTTTAATAATTGGCTATCTTTCATAAAGAAAAAAGAGATGAATAAAACAGAAAAGAGTCCCACACTTAAAGAGCCGATAGCCTCTAAAATTCCGTTTAATAAATTGGGAATTTCCTTAAATTGAGATAAAAAATCTACATTTTTAAGCTCCTCTAAAACATTAATTCCTTTGGTAGAGAAATAACTGATAATCTCTTGATAAATATTTTGAATATTAGCTTGTAACTCATCTATTTGAAGCAATGATAAACTTTTACCTTGTTCTATTATTAGTGGAATAAAAAGGCCAATTATACCTGCTGTAAAACTGAGCATCAAAATCATTGAGGTTACTACAGCTAATGTATTTGGGAATTTTAATTTTTTTCTGAGCAATAAAATAAAAGGTCTTGCTATTAAAGACAAAATTGCAGCTATTATGATGTAAATTACTACCGATTTAATGGTAAGTAAAAAGTATCCCAAAGCAAAAATTCCGATAATAATTGCCAGTGCTCTTAGTATTCCGTTAGATATTATTTTTGCATTCATCAATTGTATCCTTTTACAGTTCCTAAAGATAGTTTATTACCACTACTAAAAATATGGTTTGTTGGGAGTAAGGTGCCACTTTCTGTAACAATCCAATCTTGCCATGTTGCAGGTACATTGCTCATTTTCATGCTAGGAACTGTCATTTTATAGCTGTTGGGAACATTATTTTCGTCTAAAAACCAACTATATGAATCTCCAGGAGTTGTACCACCACTTGTATATTTTATGTAAAGGGCTTCTTTATTATTTTCTTTAATGATATTTCTGTAGGTACCTTTATCAAATAATTTGTGAGGTGCTACAAGCCAAAAAGAATCATTATTAAAAATGTTATTAGCTTTTTTTACAAGTGTTGCATCTGTTTTTTCTTGTATTTTTTCGTTAACATACACTTGGCTGTTTTCGATATTATTCGGATGTAATTCTACACGAATAGAATCCCAAGAAACCTGAACAATATGTAATTTCTTATCCCATTTAAAATGTCTTTTTCCAGCAAAGCTCCATTCTAAATAACGAGTATTTTTATAATTTTTATGCTTTATAGCTTTCAATATTTTATGAGCTAGTTCATCTGCTTTTTTATTGTAAGCTTGAACATTTTCAAGTGTAATTTCCATTCCGAATAAAGATAGCTTGTGTGCTGTAGGGAGTTTTAAACCTGCGCTGGTTGTTTTTAAGTTAGACCACGTAGCGCTAATGCCTCCAATAGGTATCAGGCTAGTCCACATTTTAAAGGAAGTAGGTAAATAATTCTCATCTAAAATCCACAAGTAAGAATCTCCAGGAGTTGTTCCACCAGAGGTATAGGTAATTAGTAGTGCATCTTTATTATTGTGTTTTACAAGGCGCCTTTCTGTGCCTTGATCGAAAATTTTATAAGGAGCAATCAGCCAAAAAGAATCGTTGTTAAAATATTTTATAGCAGTTTGTAAAACATCTTCATTTTCTACTTTTTTATGATTGATAAAGACTTCAGAATTACCATAGTTTTTAGTGTCTAAAATAACGTTATTTTCGTCCCAAGAAACAGAAACTTTGTTCTCACTTTTGTACCATTTGTAATGATGTACATTTCGAAAACTCCACGTAATTATTTCGGTATTATAAAAAGCCTCTCCATTTAAAGCTGCAAACATTTTAGCAGCTAGCTCTTCCGCTTCTTGCCCTTTTTTGCCATCCGGAAGTTTTTCGTTTTCAGAAAAGTATACATATGTAATTGCTGCAATTAGCAAGCCAAAAAGGAGGATAAGAATTTTAAGAGATTTCTTCATTTTTTTTAATATTAGTAAACAAATTTATTACTTTTTAAGGAAACATTTTTAGACGAAAATTTATGCTAAATACCTTTTTTATGTTTTGTTAAAAATTTTATCAAATTTAGGAGGTAACTTTTTAGAAATACTTATTGTTTTTTGAGTTAAAGGATGGGTAAAAGAAATATTTTCGGCATGCAAGTACATGCCCTTGCCTGTATGTAATAAACCCTCTAAAAAATATTTTTTATCGCCTAAAATAGGATGATTAATGGTAAATAAATGTTTTCTAATTTGATGTTTTCTACCTGTTTTAGGAGTTACTAATACTAAGTTTAAAATACCAAATCTAGCGGAATTTACAGATTTTATTACCAAATATTGGGTGATAGCCTCTTTATTATCAATTTTAGAATTAATAATGCCTTCTTGTTTCATTTTGCCAATTGTAACCGCAAAATATTTCTTTTGTACTTTTTTGTTTTCAAATAATTTTCCTAGTTCCATAAGCGCATTGGCAGTTTTTCCTATAAGTAAAACACCACTTGTTGCATAATCTAACCGATGAATTGGTTGTGGTTTTACGGTATCTAAAAAAGTACTTTTTATTAAATTTTGTGAAAGTGCGTTGGTTATGGTAACAAACCTATTTCCGCTGACTAAAATTCCTGAGGGTTTATAAATAATGGCTAAATATTGGTCTTCATACAAAACCTCTAAATTTAGTTTCAACCTATTGTTTGTGGTTTCTTTTTCTATATATAGAAGTTCGATTTTTTCATTTCCATTAATTATTTTACCCGTTGTAGCAGGAAAACCGTTAATAAGAATTCGGTTTTTTTTAATAGCTTTTTTAAGTGCAGATTTGGTAATTATTGTTTTAAAAATACCTACACCATATTCTTGAAATCGTAAAGGATTACTTATGGTTTTTACAATATGAGTTTCTATTACAAGCATTATTTGGCAAATAATTGCCCAATATCTTTAAAAGCTTTAAACTCTAGAGCGTTTCCTTCTGGGTCTTTAAAAAACATGGTAGCTTGTTCGCCAACTTTTCCTTTGAAACGGATATAGGGAGAAATTTCGAAGGTGATGTTTTTAGCAAATAATCTCTCTGAAAAATCATGAAAATCTTTCCATGTCAAAACCACTCCAAAATGCGGTACAGGAACATTATGCCCATCTACAGCATTTGATATTCTTTGAGGTTCGTAGTCTTCTTTTTGATGAATTACCAATTGATGTCCAAAAAAGTTAAAATCTACCCAATTTTCAGTAGATCTGCCTTCTTCACACCCTAATATTTCTCTGTAAAAATCTCTACATTTTTCTAAATTTTTTACAGGTATTGCTAAGTGAAATGGTTGTACCATAATTATTTAATTTAATTTCTAAAATGACTTTTTTAAATTTAAAATCCAACGGCAGCATCGTCACCTCTTGGGTCTGCGCCGCCTTCTAACTTACCATTTGGCAGTACTAAGATAGCATCAACTCGCCCAATAATCAAAGAATTTTTTTCTAACAGTTCATAACCAAGAGAAGTCAATTTGTTTTTAACATCGGTATCAAATCCGTTCGGTTCCATTCTTATTACGTCTGGCAACCATTGATGATGAAAACGAGGTTGGTTAACAGATTCTTGCATTCCCATATCATATTCAATAACATTTAAAATATTTTGTAATACCGAGGTAATAATAGTTGAACCTCCAGGAGTACCAACAACCATTTTAAGTTTACCATTTTTAGATACAATTGTAGGTGTCATAGAGCTTAACATTCTTTTCTCTGGTGCAATTGCATTCGCTTCCGAACCAACTAAACCATAAACATTTGGTGTGCCAGGCTTGCTAGAAAAGTCGTCCATTTCGTTGTTTAAAATAAAGCCTGCTCCTTTTACTACCACCTTAGAGCCAAAGCCAGTATTTAGCGTTGTAGTTACCGAAACGGCGTTTCCAAAAGTATCTACAATAGAGTAGTGTGTAGTTTCATCACTTTCGTATCCTAAAATTTTACCCTCAGAAATTTCACTAGAAGGTGTTGCTTTATCCCAAGAAAAAGAGGCCATTCTATAGTTTAAGTAACGTTGATCTGTAAGGCTATCTATCGGTACATTTACAAAATCGATGTCACCCAAATAATGTGCTCTATCGGCATAAGATCTTCTAGAGGCTTCTGTTATTAGCTGAATGTATTTGGAAGAATTATGCGGAATATCTTTTAAGTTATACGGTTCAATAGAACCTAAAATTTGTGCCAAACAAATACCACCACTTGCAGGCAAAGTCATAGAGGTAATTGTATGATTTTTGTATTGAAAGGTAATTGGAGTTCGCCAAATTGCTTTGTATTCCTCTAAATCTTTATGGCTTATAATTCCTCCTAACTCGGTTATATAATTTACAAGTAAATTAGCTGTTTCTCCTTTATAAAAGCCGTCTTTTCCAAAATCTCTTATTCTTTCTAGTGTTTTTGCAAGTTCTTCTTGCTTAAGAATATTTCCTTCTAGCCAGTCGTTTTCGAAAACTGTTTGGTAGTTGTTTGCTTGTTTAAATTTTTTGGTAGCACTATTTAAAGATGATGCTTGTTTTTTTGTAATTGTGATGCCGTTTCTAGCTAAATCGATACTTGGCTGAATTAAATCTTTAAAGGGTAAGGTTCCAAATTTTTTATAAACTTCAAAGATACCAGCAACTGAGCCAGGAACTCCAACTGCATGCGCACCTAATGTACTTTTATCTTTTATAACATTTCCAAGACTGTCTAAATACATGTTTTTGTGAGCGGTTATTGGAGCTTTTTCTCTAAAGTCTAAGGCACCTGTAGAACCATCGTTATTTCTGTAGACCATAAAACCACCACCACCAATATTGCCAGCAACTGGGTACACTACAGCAAGTGCGAGTTGTGTGGCAATCATAGCGTCGTATGCATTTCCTCCTTTTTTTATGATATCTAAACCTATTTTAGAGGCTTCTTTACGGGCAGATACAACCATGGCCTTTTCTGCAATAACACCTGTAATATCTATTTTTGATTCTTGTTTGCAGCTGCTTGCAAAAATTATAGTAGCTAGTAATGTCAGGAAAATTTTTCTCATTGTATAATTGTAAATATTAGGATTTTAATTCGTTTATTTTTTGATTGCTAAAGGTAATAAGATCTTTAAAGAAAAGTGTAAAATCTTCTTCTAACTCTTTTTCAAGAATTGTTAAGTCTTCAATGGCAAGATGCATTTGCGACTTACCATTTGTTCTATTATTTACACCTTTTAAAACTTTTTCAATGCCAGATTTGTTTTTATAATTGTATAAAATATCGTAAGAAATCATATAGTTTATGAACTCCTGAGACTTTAATGGCAATGTTTCTTTTAAATTGTTAAATAGATGATAAACAGATGAGGTGAAAATTTTAAGAGGAATTTCTGAATACAAGTGCCAGTTTTTTGCAAGAAAATAGTCGTAAAAAATATCAATAATCACTCCATCGTAATGTTTGTATCTTTTGTGTAACCTTCGTTTACTTTTTCTTACAGTTTTATGTGCATCTGTAAAAGTGTCTATAGCTCTATGTAAAAAAATACCTTGTTGTATCTCCTCAGAGAAATCCATATAATTATTACCTTTTATATGGTCTGCAATAAAATTACCTACCATAATGTTGGTGTTATTTTTAGAAAGATATAAATGAGCTAAGAAGTTCATGAAAAATATTTATACCTATAAATGTAAACAAAAAACCACAACTTTAGTTGTGGTTTTAAAATAATATATTTTTAATTTTTGTGAACTTTAAATAGTTTTTTTAACTATTTAACATTACTGGCATTACTAACATTGTAACTTGTTCACCTTCATCTGTTCCGTCTATCGGAGTTAAAATTCCAGCTCTGTTAGGTAAAGACATTTCTATAAGAACATCGTTTGCACTTAAATTATTAAGCATTTCACTTAAAAAACGGGAGTTAAAGCCAATTTGCATATCATCTCCTTGATAATCGCAGCTTAAACGTTCGTCTGCTTTGTTTGCAAAATCTAAATCTTCAGCAGAAATATTTAACTCTGTACCAGCCATTTTAAGGCGAATTTGGTGCGTAGTTTTACTGGAGAAAATAGAAACTCTTCGAACAGAATTTAAAAATGATGCTCTATCAACGGTTAGTTTATTAGGATTTTCTTTCGGAATAACAGCTTCATAATTTGGGTATTTACCATCTATCAATCGACATACTAAAACTACGTTGTCAAAGGTAAATTTGGCATTCGCTTCATTATACTCTATAGTTACATCGCTATCAGAACCTCCTAGAATACCTTTTAATAAGTTCAAAGGTTTTTTGGGCATAATAAATTCAGCTGTTTCGTTAGCAGTTACGTCTGTTCTAGAATATTTTACTAGTTTGTGCGCATCTGTAGCAACAAAAGTTAAACTTTGAGAGCTAAACTGAAAAAACACACCACTCATTACAGGTCTTAAATCATCATTTCCTGCAGCAAAAATTGTTTTAGAAATAGCGGTTCCAAGTATATGAGCAGGAACTACAGTAGTGCTAGGTGAAGGTAAAGAAACAGCTTTTGGGAATTCGTCTCCGCCAAAATAAGCCATATCATATTTACCCTGATCTGAACTAATTTCTATGGTGTTTTCTCCTTCAGTTTTAAAGGTTAGTGGTTGGTCTGGAAACGTTTTTAAGGTATCTAATAGTAAACGTGCAGAAACAGCAATAGAACCTGTACTGTCGCTTTCTACATCAATTACAGAGCTCATTGTTGTCTCTAAGTCTGATGCTGAAACTTTTAATTGGTTTTCAGACAATTCAAATAAAAAATTATCTAAGATTGGTAGGGTATTATTACTATTTATAACGCCCCCTAAAACTTGTAATTGTTTTAATAGTTGTGAGCTTG encodes:
- a CDS encoding AI-2E family transporter: MNAKIISNGILRALAIIIGIFALGYFLLTIKSVVIYIIIAAILSLIARPFILLLRKKLKFPNTLAVVTSMILMLSFTAGIIGLFIPLIIEQGKSLSLLQIDELQANIQNIYQEIISYFSTKGINVLEELKNVDFLSQFKEIPNLLNGILEAIGSLSVGLFSVLFISFFFMKDSQLLKKGILVLIPNNSEKRFSKSSETINNLLSRYFIGLILQISILFILYTIVLLIFDIDNAIVIAFLCALLNLIPYIGPLIGAVIMFTLSMISNIGQDFQSVILPTSMYVMIGYFIAQLIDNFGSQPIIFSKTTKSHPLEIFLIIIIGGLLFGVIGMITAVPIYTALKVILKEFLSENKIVKSLTKDL
- a CDS encoding RluA family pseudouridine synthase, giving the protein MLVIETHIVKTISNPLRFQEYGVGIFKTIITKSALKKAIKKNRILINGFPATTGKIINGNEKIELLYIEKETTNNRLKLNLEVLYEDQYLAIIYKPSGILVSGNRFVTITNALSQNLIKSTFLDTVKPQPIHRLDYATSGVLLIGKTANALMELGKLFENKKVQKKYFAVTIGKMKQEGIINSKIDNKEAITQYLVIKSVNSARFGILNLVLVTPKTGRKHQIRKHLFTINHPILGDKKYFLEGLLHTGKGMYLHAENISFTHPLTQKTISISKKLPPKFDKIFNKT
- a CDS encoding ACP phosphodiesterase, which encodes MNFLAHLYLSKNNTNIMVGNFIADHIKGNNYMDFSEEIQQGIFLHRAIDTFTDAHKTVRKSKRRLHKRYKHYDGVIIDIFYDYFLAKNWHLYSEIPLKIFTSSVYHLFNNLKETLPLKSQEFINYMISYDILYNYKNKSGIEKVLKGVNNRTNGKSQMHLAIEDLTILEKELEEDFTLFFKDLITFSNQKINELKS
- the dnaN gene encoding DNA polymerase III subunit beta → MKFIVSSSQLLKQLQVLGGVINSNNTLPILDNFLFELSENQLKVSASDLETTMSSVIDVESDSTGSIAVSARLLLDTLKTFPDQPLTFKTEGENTIEISSDQGKYDMAYFGGDEFPKAVSLPSPSTTVVPAHILGTAISKTIFAAGNDDLRPVMSGVFFQFSSQSLTFVATDAHKLVKYSRTDVTANETAEFIMPKKPLNLLKGILGGSDSDVTIEYNEANAKFTFDNVVLVCRLIDGKYPNYEAVIPKENPNKLTVDRASFLNSVRRVSIFSSKTTHQIRLKMAGTELNISAEDLDFANKADERLSCDYQGDDMQIGFNSRFLSEMLNNLSANDVLIEMSLPNRAGILTPIDGTDEGEQVTMLVMPVMLNS
- the ggt gene encoding gamma-glutamyltransferase encodes the protein MRKIFLTLLATIIFASSCKQESKIDITGVIAEKAMVVSARKEASKIGLDIIKKGGNAYDAMIATQLALAVVYPVAGNIGGGGFMVYRNNDGSTGALDFREKAPITAHKNMYLDSLGNVIKDKSTLGAHAVGVPGSVAGIFEVYKKFGTLPFKDLIQPSIDLARNGITITKKQASSLNSATKKFKQANNYQTVFENDWLEGNILKQEELAKTLERIRDFGKDGFYKGETANLLVNYITELGGIISHKDLEEYKAIWRTPITFQYKNHTITSMTLPASGGICLAQILGSIEPYNLKDIPHNSSKYIQLITEASRRSYADRAHYLGDIDFVNVPIDSLTDQRYLNYRMASFSWDKATPSSEISEGKILGYESDETTHYSIVDTFGNAVSVTTTLNTGFGSKVVVKGAGFILNNEMDDFSSKPGTPNVYGLVGSEANAIAPEKRMLSSMTPTIVSKNGKLKMVVGTPGGSTIITSVLQNILNVIEYDMGMQESVNQPRFHHQWLPDVIRMEPNGFDTDVKNKLTSLGYELLEKNSLIIGRVDAILVLPNGKLEGGADPRGDDAAVGF
- a CDS encoding THUMP-like domain-containing protein yields the protein MNLAILETETQDFISRNKTTEITRLILKGSPFVNVTIQEIANQILAKQKSDKKLPTWFQTEKIYYPKAISIEQSSSEATAKYKSMLISGDSIIDITGGFGVDCYYFSNSFKNVIHCEINEELSKIVAYNFTQLLVKNIKPIALNGVNYLKNSSEKYDCIYIDPSRRNEVKGKVFLLKDCVPEIPPKIDFLFTKTKTILIKTSPILDISQTIKELKNVKEVHVVAVKNEVKELLFLLEKNYLGVIKIKTANLKKEQTSTFEFEFESSQTSSFSFPQNYLYEPNAAILKSGGFNQITNSFEVHKLHQNSHLYTSDTLIDFPGRKFKILEQLPYDKKLIRKKLTEGKANITTRNFPKTVAQIRKETKIKDGGNMYLFFTTNQKNMLTVLICHKIE
- a CDS encoding VOC family protein — encoded protein: MVQPFHLAIPVKNLEKCRDFYREILGCEEGRSTENWVDFNFFGHQLVIHQKEDYEPQRISNAVDGHNVPVPHFGVVLTWKDFHDFSERLFAKNITFEISPYIRFKGKVGEQATMFFKDPEGNALEFKAFKDIGQLFAK